A single region of the Chrysoperla carnea chromosome 5, inChrCarn1.1, whole genome shotgun sequence genome encodes:
- the LOC123299978 gene encoding phosphatidylinositol 3,4,5-trisphosphate 3-phosphatase and dual-specificity protein phosphatase PTEN isoform X3, translated as MANTISNMKMTNTIKGLVSKRRRRYQADGFNLDLTYIQKNLIAMGYPAEKLEGVYRNHIDDVVKFLESKHKDHYKIYNLCSERSYDCAKFQQRVATYAFDDHNPPKIELIQPFCADVHNWLMSDQRNVAAVHCKAGKGRTGTMVCCYMLHSKQFPTANEALNHYGTMRTLDRKGVTIPSQRRYVNYYARLVNESLKYTPVTLYIREIHIEPLPAFNGGGQGSLQFFVSESNNRVYTSSIYEIKKGTTSITIPLSSLPVTGDVKLEFVNKPKMMRKEKLFHFWFNTFFVQEHNLSTVLSTVDRGAHVDNGKVRSSNNQGPPNSGHQNVMNNDCGVSSGGENRTLSLTLNKWELDDAHKDKQNKLFSPDFKISLLMQKTKKCVLGADDWLPDSTRSPINILGCASTTTTTSSTVGTTVVRPQDTPSESSEADSTNTSSGEEDDDDDDDGWESVEYLI; from the exons ATGGCCAACACAATATCAAATATGAAAATGACCAACACGATAAAAGGGCTTGTGAGTAAACGACGTCGAAGATATCAAGCAGATGGTTTTAATTTGGATTTAACAt atatacaaaaaaatttaatagcaaTGGGTTATCCAGCGGAAAAATTAGAAGGTGTATATAGAAATCACATAGATGatgtagtaaaatttttagaatcaaaACATAAagatcattataaaatttacaacctATGTTCAGAGCGTTCATACGACTGCGCCAAATTTCAACAACGTGTTGCCACATACGCTTTCGACGATCATAATCCACCCAAAATTGAATTAATCCAACCTTTCTGTGCGGACGTACACAATTGGTTGATGTCCGATCAACGTAACGTCGCTGCTGTACATTGTAAGGCAGGCAAGGGACGTACTGGGACCATGGTATGCTGTTACATGTTACATAGTAAACAATTTCCAACAGCAAATGAAGCACTTAATCATTATGGTACAATGCGTACATTGGATCGTAAAGGTGTAACGATACCAAGTCAACGAcgatatgtaaattattatgcGCGTTTAGTTaacgaaagtttaaaatatacacCAGTTACACTGTACATACGTGAAATACATATTGAACCGTTACCAGCTTTCAACGGGGGCGGACAGGGGAgcttacaattttttgtatcggAATCGAATAATCGTGTATATACAAgtagtatatatgaaataaaaaaagggacGACAAGTATAACAATACCGCTATCATCGCTTCCAGTAACGGGCGATGTGAAGTTAGAGTTTGTGAATAAACCGAAGATGATGCGTAAAgagaaattatttcatttttggtttaatacattttttgtacaaGAGCATAATTTATCAACTGTGTTATCAACGGTGGATCGTGGTGCGCATGTGGATAATGGAAAAGTTCGATCGAGTAATAATCAAGGACCACCTAATTCTGGACATCAGAATGTGATGAATAATGATTGTGGTGTGAGTAGTGGAGGTGAAAATCGTACTTTATCGTTGACTTTAAACAAATGGGAATTAGATGATGCCCATAaggataaacaaaataaattattttcacctGATTTCAAG ATAAGTTTATTAAtgcaaaagacaaaaaaatgtgtACTTGGTGCTGATGATTGGTTACCAGATAGTACACGTTCACCAATCAATATACTAGGATGTGCTAGTACAACAACAACCACATCATCAACAGTTGGTACAACTGTTGTACGTCCACAAGATACACCATCTGAGAGTTCTGAAGCTGACTCAACAAATACGAGTAGTGGTGAGGAGGATGACGACGACGATGATGATGGCTGGGAAAGTG tggAATATTtaatctga
- the LOC123299978 gene encoding phosphatidylinositol 3,4,5-trisphosphate 3-phosphatase and dual-specificity protein phosphatase PTEN isoform X1, with product MANTISNMKMTNTIKGLVSKRRRRYQADGFNLDLTYIQKNLIAMGYPAEKLEGVYRNHIDDVVKFLESKHKDHYKIYNLCSERSYDCAKFQQRVATYAFDDHNPPKIELIQPFCADVHNWLMSDQRNVAAVHCKAGKGRTGTMVCCYMLHSKQFPTANEALNHYGTMRTLDRKGVTIPSQRRYVNYYARLVNESLKYTPVTLYIREIHIEPLPAFNGGGQGSLQFFVSESNNRVYTSSIYEIKKGTTSITIPLSSLPVTGDVKLEFVNKPKMMRKEKLFHFWFNTFFVQEHNLSTVLSTVDRGAHVDNGKVRSSNNQGPPNSGHQNVMNNDCGVSSGGENRTLSLTLNKWELDDAHKDKQNKLFSPDFKISLLMQKTKKCVLGADDWLPDSTRSPINILGCASTTTTTSSTVGTTVVRPQDTPSESSEADSTNTSSGEEDDDDDDDGWESGEFPTLLHSHSSRQPNN from the exons ATGGCCAACACAATATCAAATATGAAAATGACCAACACGATAAAAGGGCTTGTGAGTAAACGACGTCGAAGATATCAAGCAGATGGTTTTAATTTGGATTTAACAt atatacaaaaaaatttaatagcaaTGGGTTATCCAGCGGAAAAATTAGAAGGTGTATATAGAAATCACATAGATGatgtagtaaaatttttagaatcaaaACATAAagatcattataaaatttacaacctATGTTCAGAGCGTTCATACGACTGCGCCAAATTTCAACAACGTGTTGCCACATACGCTTTCGACGATCATAATCCACCCAAAATTGAATTAATCCAACCTTTCTGTGCGGACGTACACAATTGGTTGATGTCCGATCAACGTAACGTCGCTGCTGTACATTGTAAGGCAGGCAAGGGACGTACTGGGACCATGGTATGCTGTTACATGTTACATAGTAAACAATTTCCAACAGCAAATGAAGCACTTAATCATTATGGTACAATGCGTACATTGGATCGTAAAGGTGTAACGATACCAAGTCAACGAcgatatgtaaattattatgcGCGTTTAGTTaacgaaagtttaaaatatacacCAGTTACACTGTACATACGTGAAATACATATTGAACCGTTACCAGCTTTCAACGGGGGCGGACAGGGGAgcttacaattttttgtatcggAATCGAATAATCGTGTATATACAAgtagtatatatgaaataaaaaaagggacGACAAGTATAACAATACCGCTATCATCGCTTCCAGTAACGGGCGATGTGAAGTTAGAGTTTGTGAATAAACCGAAGATGATGCGTAAAgagaaattatttcatttttggtttaatacattttttgtacaaGAGCATAATTTATCAACTGTGTTATCAACGGTGGATCGTGGTGCGCATGTGGATAATGGAAAAGTTCGATCGAGTAATAATCAAGGACCACCTAATTCTGGACATCAGAATGTGATGAATAATGATTGTGGTGTGAGTAGTGGAGGTGAAAATCGTACTTTATCGTTGACTTTAAACAAATGGGAATTAGATGATGCCCATAaggataaacaaaataaattattttcacctGATTTCAAG ATAAGTTTATTAAtgcaaaagacaaaaaaatgtgtACTTGGTGCTGATGATTGGTTACCAGATAGTACACGTTCACCAATCAATATACTAGGATGTGCTAGTACAACAACAACCACATCATCAACAGTTGGTACAACTGTTGTACGTCCACAAGATACACCATCTGAGAGTTCTGAAGCTGACTCAACAAATACGAGTAGTGGTGAGGAGGATGACGACGACGATGATGATGGCTGGGAAAGTGGTGAGTTTCCTACTTTACTACATTCACATTCTTCACGTCAACCAAATAATTAG
- the LOC123299978 gene encoding phosphatidylinositol 3,4,5-trisphosphate 3-phosphatase and dual-specificity protein phosphatase PTEN isoform X2, whose protein sequence is MANTISNMKMTNTIKGLVSKRRRRYQADGFNLDLTYIQKNLIAMGYPAEKLEGVYRNHIDDVVKFLESKHKDHYKIYNLCSERSYDCAKFQQRVATYAFDDHNPPKIELIQPFCADVHNWLMSDQRNVAAVHCKAGKGRTGTMVCCYMLHSKQFPTANEALNHYGTMRTLDRKGVTIPSQRRYVNYYARLVNESLKYTPVTLYIREIHIEPLPAFNGGGQGSLQFFVSESNNRVYTSSIYEIKKGTTSITIPLSSLPVTGDVKLEFVNKPKMMRKEKLFHFWFNTFFVQEHNLSTVLSTVDRGAHVDNGKVRSSNNQGPPNSGHQNVMNNDCGVSSGGENRTLSLTLNKWELDDAHKDKQNKLFSPDFKISLLMQKTKKCVLGADDWLPDSTRSPINILGCASTTTTTSSTVGTTVVRPQDTPSESSEADSTNTSSGEEDDDDDDDGWESGESTYL, encoded by the exons ATGGCCAACACAATATCAAATATGAAAATGACCAACACGATAAAAGGGCTTGTGAGTAAACGACGTCGAAGATATCAAGCAGATGGTTTTAATTTGGATTTAACAt atatacaaaaaaatttaatagcaaTGGGTTATCCAGCGGAAAAATTAGAAGGTGTATATAGAAATCACATAGATGatgtagtaaaatttttagaatcaaaACATAAagatcattataaaatttacaacctATGTTCAGAGCGTTCATACGACTGCGCCAAATTTCAACAACGTGTTGCCACATACGCTTTCGACGATCATAATCCACCCAAAATTGAATTAATCCAACCTTTCTGTGCGGACGTACACAATTGGTTGATGTCCGATCAACGTAACGTCGCTGCTGTACATTGTAAGGCAGGCAAGGGACGTACTGGGACCATGGTATGCTGTTACATGTTACATAGTAAACAATTTCCAACAGCAAATGAAGCACTTAATCATTATGGTACAATGCGTACATTGGATCGTAAAGGTGTAACGATACCAAGTCAACGAcgatatgtaaattattatgcGCGTTTAGTTaacgaaagtttaaaatatacacCAGTTACACTGTACATACGTGAAATACATATTGAACCGTTACCAGCTTTCAACGGGGGCGGACAGGGGAgcttacaattttttgtatcggAATCGAATAATCGTGTATATACAAgtagtatatatgaaataaaaaaagggacGACAAGTATAACAATACCGCTATCATCGCTTCCAGTAACGGGCGATGTGAAGTTAGAGTTTGTGAATAAACCGAAGATGATGCGTAAAgagaaattatttcatttttggtttaatacattttttgtacaaGAGCATAATTTATCAACTGTGTTATCAACGGTGGATCGTGGTGCGCATGTGGATAATGGAAAAGTTCGATCGAGTAATAATCAAGGACCACCTAATTCTGGACATCAGAATGTGATGAATAATGATTGTGGTGTGAGTAGTGGAGGTGAAAATCGTACTTTATCGTTGACTTTAAACAAATGGGAATTAGATGATGCCCATAaggataaacaaaataaattattttcacctGATTTCAAG ATAAGTTTATTAAtgcaaaagacaaaaaaatgtgtACTTGGTGCTGATGATTGGTTACCAGATAGTACACGTTCACCAATCAATATACTAGGATGTGCTAGTACAACAACAACCACATCATCAACAGTTGGTACAACTGTTGTACGTCCACAAGATACACCATCTGAGAGTTCTGAAGCTGACTCAACAAATACGAGTAGTGGTGAGGAGGATGACGACGACGATGATGATGGCTGGGAAAGTG